Proteins encoded by one window of Pan troglodytes isolate AG18354 chromosome 16, NHGRI_mPanTro3-v2.0_pri, whole genome shotgun sequence:
- the OAZ2 gene encoding ornithine decarboxylase antizyme 2 (protein translation is dependent on polyamine-induced +1 ribosomal frameshift) yields the protein MINTQDSSILPLSNCPQLQCCRHIVPGPLWCSDAPHPLSKIPGGRGGGRDPSLSALIYKDEKLTVTQDLPVNDGKPHIVHFQYEVTEVKVSSWDAVLSSQSLFVEIPDGLLADGSKEGLLALLEFAEEKMKVNYVFICFRKGREDRAPLLKTFSFLGFEIVRPGHPCVPSRPDVMFMVYPLDQNLSDED from the exons TAGTATTTTGCCTTTGAGTAACTGTCCCCAGCTCCAGTGCTGCAGGCACATTGTTCCAGGGCCTCTGTGGTGCTCC GATGCCCCTCACCCACTGTCGAAGATCCCCGGTGGGCGAGGGGGCGGCAGGGATCCTTCTCTCTCAGCTCTGATATATAAG GACGAGAAGCTCACTGTGACCCAGGACCTCCCTGTGAATGATGGAAAACCTCACATCGTCCACTTCCAGTATGAGGTCACCGAGGTGAAGGTCTCTTCTTGGGATGCAGTCCTGTCCAGCCAGAGCCTGTTTGTAGAAATCCCAGATGGATTATTAGCTGATGGGAGCAAAGAAGG ATTGTTAGCACTGCTAGAGTTTGCTGAAGAGAAGATGAAAGTGAACTATGTCTTCATCTGCTTCAGGAAGGGTCGAGAAGACAGAG CTCCACTCCTGAAGACCTTCAGCTTCTTGGGCTTTGAGATTGTACGTCCAGGCCATCCCTGTGTCCCCTCTCGGCCAGATGTGATGTTCATGGTTTATCCCCTGGACCAGAACTTGTCCGATGAGGACTAA